In the Carboxydothermus hydrogenoformans Z-2901 genome, one interval contains:
- a CDS encoding IS110-like element ISChy1 family transposase yields MARVVFAGIDVSALKCDLVCLDEQGQQLAPVKSFPNSLEGASAMVEVLDGLAHKFNIQQLHIGLEATSIYSVHLRQFLLDSPKLKPYSTKVYEINPVMVASFKKAFGTKRPKTDALDAYVIAERVRFGHLTPCSRETIVTEPLRQLTRLRLHLVEMVTAEQNRALNLLFLKFSNYHQDKPFSQTFGKASLAVLQEFTPDELIEMPLEELAEFIQSHGNNKLASPENMAKALKQAARRAYRLNPKMLAACEVALSLTLQNIDHLKRQLKQLDKVICRELEAIPQTLTSVKGLGPISAAGIIAEIGDIKRFKDQAALAQYAGLTWTRYQSGDFDAEERRLTKSGNRYLRYYLVQAANSLRVHNEEYKAYYQSKYHEVTKHQHKRALVLTARKLVRLVFALLSKGQIYKGTVMK; encoded by the coding sequence TTGGCCCGGGTCGTTTTTGCAGGCATTGATGTCAGCGCTCTTAAATGCGACTTGGTGTGTCTCGATGAGCAAGGGCAACAGCTCGCCCCAGTTAAGTCTTTTCCTAACAGCCTCGAAGGCGCTTCTGCTATGGTTGAGGTGCTGGATGGTCTCGCCCATAAGTTTAACATCCAGCAACTTCATATAGGGTTGGAGGCCACCTCTATCTACAGCGTCCATCTCCGTCAGTTCCTCCTGGACTCCCCAAAGCTTAAGCCATACTCCACCAAGGTCTATGAAATAAACCCCGTCATGGTGGCCAGTTTTAAGAAGGCCTTCGGTACCAAGCGCCCTAAAACAGATGCCCTCGATGCTTACGTTATCGCAGAACGGGTGCGCTTCGGCCATCTTACCCCTTGTAGCCGGGAAACTATAGTGACTGAACCTTTGCGCCAGCTCACCCGCCTGCGCCTACACCTCGTGGAAATGGTGACGGCCGAGCAGAACCGAGCCTTAAATCTCCTCTTCCTTAAGTTTTCTAATTATCACCAGGACAAGCCTTTTAGTCAAACTTTCGGTAAGGCCTCCCTGGCGGTATTACAGGAATTTACACCAGATGAACTTATAGAAATGCCATTGGAAGAGCTGGCAGAGTTCATCCAGTCCCATGGTAACAACAAATTAGCCTCACCTGAGAATATGGCTAAGGCCCTCAAACAGGCTGCCCGCCGCGCCTACCGCCTTAATCCTAAAATGCTCGCAGCTTGTGAGGTGGCTCTTTCTCTTACTCTGCAGAATATTGACCACCTCAAAAGGCAGCTTAAACAACTGGATAAAGTCATTTGCCGGGAGTTAGAAGCCATACCTCAAACTCTGACCAGCGTAAAAGGCCTCGGTCCCATCTCGGCTGCTGGTATTATAGCCGAAATTGGCGATATCAAACGTTTCAAAGATCAAGCCGCTCTGGCTCAATATGCCGGCCTTACCTGGACCCGCTACCAATCAGGTGATTTTGACGCCGAAGAACGCCGCCTGACAAAAAGTGGCAACCGGTACCTGCGTTACTACCTGGTCCAGGCCGCCAACTCGTTGCGGGTGCACAACGAGGAGTATAAGGCCTACTACCAGAGCAAGTATCACGAAGTTACCAAGCATCAACATAAGCGAGCGCTGGTTCTAACTGCCCGCAAATTAGTAAGGCTGGTCTTTGCCCTGCTGAGCAAAGGCCAAATCTACAAAGGGACGGTGATGAAATAG
- a CDS encoding nucleotidyltransferase substrate binding protein — translation MNSERLMEKFNEYKKAVVRLKEALEEDLTNPLVYDGVIQRFEFTYELAWKLMKAYLEYEGYATVNSPRAAFKEAFAYGLIFDGDVWIDMIDARNLTVHSYDEQMAKEIYDKVKKRYYDAFAAFAKKMAEVLK, via the coding sequence GTGAATAGCGAACGGTTAATGGAGAAATTTAATGAATATAAGAAGGCTGTTGTAAGACTTAAAGAAGCGTTGGAAGAAGATTTAACAAATCCTTTAGTTTATGATGGCGTAATTCAGCGTTTTGAGTTTACCTATGAACTGGCTTGGAAGTTGATGAAGGCCTATCTTGAGTATGAGGGGTATGCAACTGTAAACTCGCCGCGAGCAGCCTTTAAAGAAGCTTTTGCCTATGGACTTATTTTTGATGGGGATGTCTGGATTGATATGATCGATGCTCGAAATCTTACTGTGCACTCTTATGACGAGCAAATGGCCAAAGAAATCTATGATAAAGTTAAAAAAAGGTATTATGACGCTTTTGCAGCATTTGCTAAGAAGATGGCGGAGGTGCTTAAATGA
- a CDS encoding nucleotidyltransferase family protein has protein sequence MNFGLPEHILNALIKELQKRENVIRAVIFGSRARGDYKYNSDIDLAVYCEGRMPSGLWSDLDEAAGIYKIDVIDMNSPLDEKFRQRIEEQGIEIYRRE, from the coding sequence ATGAATTTCGGTTTACCTGAACATATTTTAAACGCTTTAATCAAAGAGTTGCAAAAAAGGGAAAATGTAATTAGAGCGGTCATTTTTGGATCCCGCGCCCGGGGGGATTATAAGTATAATTCTGATATAGACCTTGCGGTTTACTGCGAGGGCAGGATGCCATCGGGGTTATGGTCAGACTTAGATGAGGCAGCGGGTATTTACAAGATTGATGTTATAGATATGAATAGCCCGTTAGATGAAAAGTTTCGGCAGAGGATTGAGGAGCAGGGTATAGAGATTTACCGGAGAGAATAG
- the rlmD gene encoding 23S rRNA (uracil(1939)-C(5))-methyltransferase RlmD, with the protein MEEILEIIDLTEEGLGVGKKEKRVYFVSGDVTVGDVVKVKVTSEKRGVILGEALEILTNSPYRDVPRCPHFGYCGGCSLQNLDYEQQLVLKKTKVYNIMKKIGRIDAPINSVLPNFAFYRYRQKVHFTFGSSQNKLAIGYFDRKNNWFPVTDCLIADKSLVEVAHYVTEILDAFKLKAYFNDAGVLRHLVVRKSSTTGEIQVVITAVKLNFNVKEIAAKILLNPEIQSLTFHENPKKTREVFGKGTAVTFGTRYITEELLGISYRLTPLSFFQINPVQAEKIYRIALDYLDLGKTDMVFDGYSGVGSLTLPAARIAASVVGVEEIRDAVEVAKTNAKLNGIANVNFFAGKVEEKLPWLLKKGYRFNKIILDPPREGVKKEVLEEIIKLNPERIVYVSCNPATQARDLKILAETGYYPVEITPVDMFSQTMHVENVVLLKKK; encoded by the coding sequence ATGGAAGAAATTTTAGAAATAATTGACCTTACCGAAGAAGGACTGGGTGTTGGGAAAAAAGAAAAGCGGGTTTACTTTGTTTCGGGGGATGTCACCGTTGGTGATGTGGTCAAAGTAAAAGTTACCAGCGAAAAAAGAGGCGTTATTCTGGGAGAGGCTCTGGAAATTTTAACTAATTCTCCTTACCGGGATGTTCCCAGGTGTCCCCATTTTGGTTACTGCGGAGGTTGCAGTTTACAAAACCTTGATTACGAGCAGCAGTTAGTACTTAAAAAAACAAAAGTTTATAATATTATGAAAAAAATAGGCCGGATAGATGCTCCTATCAACTCCGTTCTACCTAATTTTGCTTTTTACCGCTACCGTCAAAAAGTGCATTTCACTTTTGGAAGTAGCCAGAATAAACTGGCTATAGGTTATTTTGACCGAAAAAATAACTGGTTTCCTGTAACCGATTGTCTGATTGCCGATAAAAGCTTAGTTGAGGTGGCTCATTATGTTACTGAAATATTAGATGCTTTTAAGCTTAAAGCTTACTTTAACGATGCTGGAGTGCTACGGCATTTGGTGGTTCGTAAGTCATCAACTACCGGTGAAATCCAGGTAGTGATAACAGCCGTAAAATTAAATTTTAACGTAAAAGAAATTGCTGCGAAAATTCTTTTAAACCCTGAAATCCAGTCGCTAACTTTTCATGAAAACCCCAAAAAAACCAGGGAAGTCTTTGGTAAAGGGACAGCCGTTACTTTTGGTACCCGGTATATTACCGAAGAACTATTAGGGATTAGCTATAGGCTAACTCCTCTTTCCTTTTTTCAAATAAATCCGGTGCAGGCGGAAAAGATATACCGCATTGCCTTAGATTATCTTGATTTGGGAAAAACCGATATGGTTTTTGACGGCTATTCGGGAGTGGGATCCCTGACCTTACCGGCTGCCCGAATTGCCGCAAGCGTTGTAGGAGTGGAAGAAATTAGGGATGCGGTAGAGGTGGCCAAGACCAATGCTAAACTAAACGGTATAGCGAATGTTAATTTTTTTGCCGGAAAAGTGGAAGAAAAACTTCCCTGGCTTTTAAAGAAAGGGTATCGTTTTAATAAAATTATCCTGGATCCTCCCCGGGAGGGAGTAAAAAAAGAGGTTTTAGAGGAGATAATAAAGCTCAATCCGGAACGGATTGTTTATGTTTCATGCAATCCTGCAACCCAGGCCCGGGATTTAAAGATTCTGGCGGAAACCGGCTATTACCCGGTGGAAATAACACCGGTGGACATGTTTTCCCAGACGATGCACGTGGAGAACGTGGTATTGCTCAAGAAAAAATAA
- a CDS encoding carboxymuconolactone decarboxylase family protein, translating to MNTLPFIEAIKARDEKFYKLMKDLQDLVYGESSLDAKTKWMISLAVDAAVGAKDGVKAIANTLRQMGVTDEQINEVLRITYFTKANSTLVTSLAAFEK from the coding sequence ATGAATACACTGCCGTTTATCGAAGCCATCAAGGCAAGAGACGAAAAATTTTACAAACTGATGAAAGACCTACAGGACCTGGTGTACGGGGAAAGCAGCCTGGACGCAAAAACCAAGTGGATGATTTCCCTGGCCGTGGATGCCGCTGTTGGCGCAAAGGATGGGGTAAAGGCTATTGCCAACACCTTGAGACAAATGGGTGTAACCGATGAGCAGATCAACGAAGTCTTAAGGATTACTTACTTCACCAAAGCAAACTCAACCCTAGTCACTTCTTTGGCAGCTTTTGAAAAGTAA
- a CDS encoding MarR family winged helix-turn-helix transcriptional regulator, with protein MIDLNDNVGKYISFTWRNMISYMAKKMEPLHIGAGQYAYLFSLYFKDGQSQQALSDRLLVDKAATVRAIKKLETAGYVERRPDEQDKRSFRIFLTKKGKAIRPQLEAIVKEVQEILLEGMSPKEKAIIKRLLQQMASNIIRANRGSF; from the coding sequence ATGATTGATTTAAATGATAACGTCGGCAAGTATATATCATTTACCTGGCGCAACATGATTTCCTATATGGCTAAGAAAATGGAGCCACTGCACATCGGCGCCGGCCAGTATGCCTACCTTTTTTCCTTATACTTTAAGGATGGCCAGTCCCAGCAGGCTTTAAGCGACCGGTTGTTGGTGGATAAGGCAGCCACTGTCCGGGCTATTAAAAAGCTGGAAACTGCCGGTTATGTGGAAAGAAGACCGGATGAGCAGGACAAACGTTCCTTCAGGATTTTTCTTACAAAGAAGGGGAAAGCCATAAGGCCACAGCTGGAGGCTATTGTGAAAGAGGTGCAGGAAATTCTCCTGGAGGGCATGTCCCCGAAAGAAAAGGCAATAATTAAAAGGCTGTTACAGCAAATGGCCAGTAATATCATCCGGGCCAACCGAGGCAGCTTTTAG
- a CDS encoding MFS transporter, with amino-acid sequence MAEHQETIWSKDFTLLWIVNFLMAAGFYFLLPTMPVYATKVIGANESQVGLVTGVYTLSAVAIRPLGGYALDSVGRRKVFLWALALFALFMGSYYFATNLFFLLMLRLLHGFCWGVTTVGGSTIAADILPPQRRGEGIGYFGLTMTLAMAVGPLIGLQLMGEANQYGRLFFTASGLVVLALIIANFIRYPKLPLTKRPISLDAFIEKKVLPVSMVMFFSALVYGGIVSFITLFSKEIGIKNGGTFFLAYAAALSLVRPTSGKLLDRRGPAPVITVGFLCTAAGFLLLSLSKGLTGFLTSAVIIGAGNGMVWPSIQTMVINMVKPQRRGVANSTYFSAVDLGIGIGSILLGWLANRTSIATMYFISTIILFVPLAYFILYVVKDYNVKLGRGEVHD; translated from the coding sequence ATGGCAGAACACCAGGAAACAATCTGGTCAAAGGATTTTACGCTGCTATGGATAGTAAACTTCCTTATGGCTGCAGGCTTTTATTTTCTACTTCCCACTATGCCGGTCTATGCGACAAAAGTTATAGGAGCCAATGAAAGTCAGGTAGGTTTAGTTACGGGAGTGTATACATTATCTGCCGTGGCGATAAGGCCTTTGGGCGGATATGCCCTGGACTCCGTGGGCCGGAGGAAGGTCTTCCTTTGGGCATTGGCACTTTTCGCCCTCTTTATGGGAAGCTATTATTTTGCAACCAATCTCTTTTTTCTCTTAATGCTCCGACTGCTTCACGGTTTTTGCTGGGGGGTGACCACCGTCGGTGGGAGTACCATCGCGGCTGATATCCTGCCACCGCAGCGCCGGGGCGAAGGGATCGGCTACTTCGGACTAACCATGACCCTGGCCATGGCCGTTGGCCCGCTCATCGGTCTGCAATTGATGGGGGAAGCAAATCAATACGGTCGACTGTTTTTTACAGCTTCGGGCCTGGTTGTTTTGGCTTTGATTATCGCTAATTTTATCCGTTACCCAAAACTGCCCTTGACAAAACGCCCTATATCCTTGGATGCCTTTATTGAAAAAAAGGTTTTACCGGTTTCGATGGTGATGTTTTTTTCGGCCTTGGTGTACGGCGGGATAGTATCCTTTATCACCCTTTTCAGTAAAGAAATCGGCATCAAAAACGGCGGTACCTTTTTTCTCGCCTACGCTGCCGCTTTAAGTCTGGTTAGACCTACCTCCGGAAAGCTATTGGACCGCCGGGGGCCAGCTCCCGTAATAACCGTAGGCTTCTTATGCACCGCAGCCGGATTTCTCCTTCTTTCCTTAAGTAAAGGATTAACCGGTTTTTTGACATCCGCAGTAATAATCGGGGCAGGCAACGGGATGGTCTGGCCCAGCATTCAGACTATGGTTATCAACATGGTCAAACCCCAGCGCCGCGGAGTAGCTAATTCGACCTATTTTTCGGCGGTGGACCTGGGAATCGGCATAGGGTCTATCCTTTTGGGTTGGCTGGCTAACCGGACTTCCATCGCAACCATGTATTTTATTAGCACAATCATTCTTTTCGTGCCCTTGGCGTATTTTATCCTCTATGTAGTAAAAGACTATAATGTAAAATTAGGCCGGGGTGAAGTACATGATTGA
- the istB gene encoding IS21-like element ISChy4 family helper ATPase IstB — MIDLEKARSHLEELGLLSAAAFLDALLERAQRENRTYLDFLNDLLETELAERQRRNVEVRSKLARLPYKKTLKEFDFTFQPSIDEKLIRELATMAFVHRAENVIFLGPPGVGKTHLAVALAIEALSQGISVYFTSLSRLIEDLKTAHKESRLERRMRIYLRPKLLIIDEVGYLPLDGLGSNLFFQLISARYEKGSIILTSNKSFGEWGELMGDPVLATAVLDRLLHHAHIINIRGNSYRLKDRLKTGLYGNPHVKA, encoded by the coding sequence ATGATAGACCTTGAAAAAGCTCGGTCCCACCTTGAAGAACTTGGGCTTTTAAGCGCAGCAGCTTTTCTTGACGCCCTCCTGGAAAGGGCCCAGCGGGAAAACCGCACATATCTTGATTTCTTAAATGATCTGCTTGAAACTGAACTTGCCGAAAGGCAAAGGCGAAATGTCGAGGTAAGGTCAAAACTTGCCCGGCTTCCGTATAAAAAGACCCTGAAGGAATTTGACTTTACCTTCCAGCCCAGTATCGATGAAAAACTGATAAGAGAGCTTGCCACAATGGCCTTTGTCCACCGGGCAGAAAACGTAATATTCCTTGGGCCGCCTGGAGTAGGGAAGACGCACCTTGCCGTAGCCCTTGCTATAGAAGCCCTATCCCAGGGCATATCAGTTTACTTTACGAGCCTTTCCAGGCTCATTGAAGACCTAAAAACAGCCCATAAAGAAAGCCGGTTGGAAAGGCGAATGAGGATCTACCTTAGGCCCAAGCTCCTTATTATCGACGAAGTGGGCTATCTCCCTTTAGATGGCCTTGGCTCAAACCTCTTTTTCCAGCTAATTAGTGCCCGGTATGAAAAGGGGAGCATCATCCTCACCAGCAACAAAAGCTTTGGGGAATGGGGGGAGCTCATGGGAGACCCGGTGCTTGCCACTGCAGTGTTGGATAGGCTATTACACCATGCCCATATAATCAACATAAGGGGCAACAGCTACCGCCTAAAAGACAGGTTAAAAACCGGTCTCTACGGTAATCCACATGTCAAAGCTTAA